The Phoenix dactylifera cultivar Barhee BC4 chromosome 12, palm_55x_up_171113_PBpolish2nd_filt_p, whole genome shotgun sequence genome includes the window GGCATACCTTCAGTTGTATATGCACAGCAAAGAACATCGTATTTGGTTAAAATAATAGCAAATTTGCACGTTTTTGTTCCTAATATATGTGAAGGTGACATCTTTTATCCATTATTTTCATGTATGTCAACTGGAATTTTATTAATTGTGAAAATATCTAGTCCCTCTAATTGAGTTCTATGCTGTAACCaacagaagaagaaaaggatttaTTCCTCAAcaaatttcacaagtatatgcttatggAGATCCTTCAATTATCCAGATACCCCTCGAGTTCTGGTATACAGAAGGCTACCACAATTTGTAAAAACTTAAGTATATTTCTTCTCCTGATGCTTTGGTTATGTTTGTGGAATTTGAGATTCCTAGGTAAGAGAATAATTTCTGAACCCTTGGAAAACATTGACACGGATGTGCAGGTTCGTTAGCTGAGTATGCGAGATCTTTGACTGCCAACCTATTAAATGATGAGGATGTGCATCTTTTAAGGTGATTGAACGCACTTCCTTTGAGAAGTAATAGTAGTTATCTGCAAGTATCTTCATACTTTAACTCGCTAAAAAACCAGGACTCATATGGAAGGCAAcacacaaaaacattcatagtTGTGATTAGATTGCAAATTCAGTTTAAAGTTTTCAAATGCATCAGAGTAAATAAGTTGGAACTAGAGTGGTCAAATGTGCTTGCTAATGTCCAGTAGCATGCATGAATATGACAAGttgtagatttatttatgttttgtCAGACTTGTTGGAAGGTCAGTGTCATAGCTTCTTGTATCATACATTATAGCCTATTGATTCATGATTGCACTTTTTCTAGGAATTTGTACATGGACTGTACATTTTGCAAACTATGCTTATTTTGTACTTGTAGCCCTTGATATATTCCCAGTACCTTTTGAGACCACTGGGATGCATGATTTGGTTGGATGGAACAACAAAAGATGACACTTCTTCATTATGAAAACATGAAAAATAATCTGGATTAATGTTTGAATAGTTTTCTACAAGCTTAGTTGTGTGCATTCTTTGTCTAAATGTTGTGTATCAACCTGTACCAATGTGAGTACTTGGCATGGCTTGGTGTGATGCATTAGCTATTTACTGGCCCAGAAATTGGAATGACGGCCAATACTTTGTTCTCATCGCCAAGATAATTTCTACCTTCCAGATAGAAGGTACCACATACGTTATCTTCCTCATCCATCCAACTCTTAAATAAAAGCATGGTGCTATAACGTGAATTTGTTCCTTTATTGCATTTTTATGATACAGTGTATATGAGTCTCCAAGCATATAATTGGCCTTATGTTTATCCTAATACCAGGCCAACTTATGTTATCTGTATCTGCCTCAAGGGCTTTCTTTGTCATCGAGTGACTGGAAAGGGAATGCACTAGCCCAATTAAAGAAAGGAGGCGTAATGGTAAAGTAGTCCATGCGCCTCTGCATCGTCTCTCTTCTTTGTGTCATCTCTCTTCTATCTTCTTCTCTTGTATCTTCTATCTTCAGTCTTCTTATTTCAGTTTATCATCAATGCATCTTTGTGTAATTGGCTGCTAGATGGGATCTACATCATAGTGGTTGGCCTTCATTATTCTGATTTGAGTTCTAGAAATCCTTTATAGTGATAAACAATGAAATTCAGATTTACATTTCTAAATCCAGGTTATTGACTACTTGCATTACTAGCTTTCCCATAGAAAGTTCTCTTTTCTAGTTCCATATTTTGATTCACCTGAAATTTATTTCACAAGGAATCCTATTGTTTTGTAGGGAgccaaaaaatagaaataatttgGCTTTTATACACCATGTTGATAGTTGTTCTTTGGCTCATTATGTTATTACCATTGTTCCATCTCTTTCCCGCTAAATAAGGGTCAATTATGGAGCCACTTGTACTCGGACAGATGTAGTACTTTAAGACAAACTGTCAACTTGATATCAATGCTCTAAGAACTGCTTTGAAATTCATATCTAAGGAAAATTTAGGCAAGTGATAGGCCTGCCATGAAACTTAGGAGGCTAGATAGTTTGTAGGTAAACCAACCTTGTTGCTTGCAGTTAGTTCTCATGCAAATGGGGAGCAACCTGTTAAAATATCAGTAGATCTGGAAAGGGTGTAGACAAGGTGGGGTGGATGATTAAGGTTTTGTATGGTGGAATTTGGTATATTCCTCAGGCACAAAATGTAAGCCAAGAATCAAATTGAAATCTAAATCTCATCGCAGAAActgttgtgtgtgtgtgtgtgtgtgtacatgcATGCGTATATCTATAGATATATGCACAGATAGGAATTCAGATGAACATGTACCTTTTATTAGGAGAAGGATATTTAGTGAAAGTATTCTGGGCTAGTTAGATTTATTGCATTTTCTtcctattatattttgtttgttaAAAATGACTTGTTAGTGTGTTTTCATTGCTTAAATTTTCTTTGCAGTGTATTCTCTGACCAACTGAAAAAATTAGCTGAACCACAAATTGGAAACAATTTGGTTCAGGTAGGTAATAACACCCACCCTCGCCCTTATATATACAAATTTGTAACATAATAACACTCAATTAACCATATTATgaaattattttattgtttagATAAATGTTTTTGTTTCATTTTGTCagttcatttgatttttcacatcTGTCCCTATTTGAATGATGGGTTAGGCACTGCTTGTCAAAGATGAAGGTACATCAGACAACAAGGATGGATATGTCATGCAGCAGGTAATCTTTCAAACTTCATTTGCAAAATAATCAGATAAGATCGATATTGTTCCCTAATAATGTAAATTGAAAATCAATTGTTAACAGGATACTCAAAATAACGGGAGGACTGCACCATCTTTACCGAGAAAACTAGATGCAAATGCTCAAGATGAGGCTCCAATCTTCAATACTAATGATGTTGATGCAAAAGGGAGAACTCCAGAAGGTTCACTGCAAGAGCTGGACCAGCTCAAAGTTACAAGTGATCCTACCGAGAACTTTGAAACAAGAGGTATGTAGAATTGAATTCCAGCAAAATCAATCTTGACCTGTTATCTGATAATGGGGAGTTTTCTAAATCAGCAGAGCATGCGAAAGAAAGTGGCTTCCAAGAAGATGAGAAAGCAGAGAGTGCTCAGGGTGAAGAAAAGCAACCAAGAAAGAGAAAGCGAAATATTATGAATGAGAGACAGATCTTTTTAATTGAGAAGGCCCTCCTTGAGGAACCTGAAATGCAGAGAAATGCAGCTTCATTGCAGTCATGGGCAGATAAGCTGAGTTGTCAGGTGTTCATTATTGTTTAGGATTttgtttcatctttttttttttttgacactaCCTTTTAGTGTTAGTTCTGAGCTGTTATGTTTTTCCAGGGCTCAGAAATTACATCCTCTCAACTAAAGAACTGGTAAGAGAGCACCCTGCTTATGTTAGTATTTTCTTAAAAGCACACCAGCATTATTGTGGTAATTTAACAAGTCATTTTCCTCCTTGGCTCTGAGCTCTTAGtaggaatctctctctctctctctctctctctcatggatGCTTGGTTTTTACTCTACCTATTCCTCTTGCaaccattttcattgtgctgCAATGTTTCTTTGTATTTTGTTGTCTAGCAACATCAAGGAGAGCTCTCTGATATCAAGgcctactttttctttttcttttcctaccaattactaattaataattactaattaattgtTACATTAAGCAAATTCATGAAGTTTTCTTGCagtatcatgaaagaacttgaaTACAGCAATCTTGAGTAAATGATTTTCATGGATCATGTTGTCTTCCATAGTCACTTGCATTAAGATCTTTTCCCCATAAAAAAGAGATAGTTAATGGTTTCTACAAAGTCATCTGTTAGTATAATTCTCTGgctattatttcttttttaataacTGATGCACGTGCCTTCCATTAAATATTGCCATAAGTTAGCATTTTATCTCAGTTTCTTTTCCCCCTTTTATTTTGTTGTTCTTCAGCAATTCCTCTGATGCATGTGTAACATAATTCATCGGAATTGCAGGCTAAACAATAGGAAAGCGAGGCTTGCTCGTGCTGCCAGGGAAGCCCGAGCTCCATCTGAAGGAGAAAATGTCTATCCTGACAAATCCGGTGGCACGAGCGTATCCCATTTCTATGATTCCCCAGAGAGTGCTGGCGAAGAATTCTATGTTCCACCTACCAGAGGAAGCACTCACCAAGCCATTACCAGATCTGGTAGCATGATGACAAGGGCATCAAGCAATGAGGATAATGAGATGATGATCCCTCCGTCTgattttgttcatgggatgcaGCTAAACCGCCCCTCTGCAAGATCTGTTTCATTTGAACCAGGCCAGTTTGTTATGCTAGTAGATGTAGAAGGAAAGGAAGTTGGGAAGGGTAAGGTGTTTCAGGTAGAAGGTAGATGGCATGGGAAGAACTTGGATGATAGCAGCTTGTGCATTGTTGAGGTCACAGAGCTCAAAACTGATAAGTGGAAAGAGGTTCAACACCCTTCAGAAGCTGCTGGAAGGACATTTGAGGAGGCTGCTGCAAGGAATGGTGGTGTTATGAGGGTAGCATGGGACGTCATCAGAATCGTCTTGTTGTCTCGATAAACCATCTTTTCAAATGCGAGGCTTCTGACTTCTGATGGTGGAGGAAGCTAGCTGATGCACCGTGATCCTCAGGATTGAGTTGTGTTTACCTAGAGGTCCTGATGTGGTTTGAGAGCAGCAGAAATTTCAGTAGATAGATTTTGAACTTTGTGACACAGCTGTATCAGTATAAAGTCATTGTGAGAAGTAGTTGTCATCgttgttttctctctcttttttcttttttcgaaTTGACATTCTAAATTATATGCACTTAAGCTCTCCTTGTTAATGATGGAATTTCAAGTAATCTGCAGTATGGAGAAACTCAGAAAAGCCACTCTTTTTTCACCAGTGAACAAAGAGATGGATAGTAGATTTGGGATTTTGTTAAATTTCTTGTGACATCAAAGTATGCAATACTTTGTGAGTTTCTTTAAAGAAATTCAGGTTGGTATACTCTCTAGTTCATAGAATAACTGGAGACTTCGGTTGGTACAAATGGGATCGTACCTGCATGGCAAGTTGGCAACTTATTCACCCGCATGCAAGTTTTAAAGTTCCAAAACATAATGAGCCGTTTTTTGTAGTTATTTTGTTTTCCCAAATAACATAGTTTTATTtaaacaaatttcaaattttgaacaaatcttccctcaaaaaaaaagtttgtacCATCTAAAAAACAATGTTTGTTTAGTAAAAATATCATTATTTTTCTGTTACTGTTTGTTATTCTTATTATACTACTGTGACAATagctattataatattttaattttaacacTTAAAAATTGAAATAGTATATTTTGGGTGAAAGAATAGCTGTTAACCAAGACAAGGGTTAATGATGATGGTCTTGCGAGAGGTCATCAAAGAATAAATTTATAGAGACCGTCCACTAACTCATTTTATAGAGACTTCTCTTACTAAATGCCATGTAAGTGATTGTACGACTCTCGAGGCACAACACAAGCGCGGTGGCGAGGAGCTAACGGAGCCACGATGGGCATAAGTCAAGTCGTCAccctcctttccttcttctcttgaaGCCGGCAACCGCCCGACCAACGCCGGAGTGACCTCCGGCCACCGGCGTCGATTGCCTCGGCCTTTTTGATGGTCCGTCCTCCTC containing:
- the LOC103719696 gene encoding nodulin homeobox-like isoform X6 — its product is MHMGHVLRGVRLLHTLSDLAIRHARLEQILLDDVKLSEQILDLVFYILIVLAHRKQDKHIGSSPVLHSALVACSLHLLTGYFFIQCRELVFILNAHPKVDIFMDVVFDAMQEDIRILCNKLSELNNEVLCEKFSLRAAERTAHYISQQCEASLQFLLSLCQQKVIRDRVLKHKELCKNGGILLLACMILKLNVPDCFKESFDIVATVSRLKAKILSILLQLCEAESISYLDEVAGSQKTMHLANSVALEFLDSLKNAFRQEAKQLGDSHDKSSRMGLVLLNALRLADIFSDDSNFRSFFMTNTIPVLAEILATPHDEFLSSWCSVNIPMIEEDANLEYDPFTAAGVALCTLSDGCESAQSTPVFLTETNYACPSSFSGIPSVVYAQQRTSYLVKIIANLHVFVPNICEEEEKDLFLNKFHKYMLMEILQLSRYPSSSGIQKATTICKNLSSLAEYARSLTANLLNDEDVHLLSVFSDQLKKLAEPQIGNNLVQALLVKDEGTSDNKDGYVMQQDTQNNGRTAPSLPRKLDANAQDEAPIFNTNDVDAKGRTPEGSLQELDQLKVTSDPTENFETRAEHAKESGFQEDEKAESAQGEEKQPRKRKRNIMNERQIFLIEKALLEEPEMQRNAASLQSWADKLSCQGSEITSSQLKNWLNNRKARLARAAREARAPSEGENVYPDKSGGTSVSHFYDSPESAGEEFYVPPTRGSTHQAITRSGSMMTRASSNEDNEMMIPPSDFVHGMQLNRPSARSVSFEPGQFVMLVDVEGKEVGKGKVFQVEGRWHGKNLDDSSLCIVEVTELKTDKWKEVQHPSEAAGRTFEEAAARNGGVMRVAWDVIRIVLLSR
- the LOC103719696 gene encoding nodulin homeobox-like isoform X3, coding for MRHGKEESSSSKDQIFDLIAAVRELNGLASRELNKSLKESDNFTIQFKTVKGSLRQIDMERLASSLPLHLIAVLLSPDRDMHMGHVLRGVRLLHTLSDLAIRHARLEQILLDDVKLSEQILDLVFYILIVLAHRKQDKHIGSSPVLHSALVACSLHLLTGYFFIQCRELVFILNAHPKVDIFMDVVFDAMQEDIRILCNKLSELNNEVLCEKFSLRAAERTAHYISQQCEASLQFLLSLCQQKVIRDRVLKHKELCKNGGILLLACMILKLNVPDCFKESFDIVATVSRLKAKILSILLQLCEAESISYLDEVAGSQKTMHLANSVALEFLDSLKNAFRQEAKQLGDSHDKSSRMGLVLLNALRLADIFSDDSNFRSFFMTNTIPVLAEILATPHDEFLSSWCSVNIPMIEEDANLEYDPFTAAGVALCTLSDGCESAQSTPVFLTETNYACPSSFSGIPSVVYAQQRTSYLVKIIANLHVFVPNICEEEEKDLFLNKFHKYMLMEILQLSRYPSSSGIQKATTICKNLSSLAEYARSLTANLLNDEDVHLLSVFSDQLKKLAEPQIGNNLVQALLVKDEGTSDNKDGYVMQQDTQNNGRTAPSLPRKLDANAQDEAPIFNTNDVDAKGRTPEGSLQELDQLKVTSDPTENFETREHAKESGFQEDEKAESAQGEEKQPRKRKRNIMNERQIFLIEKALLEEPEMQRNAASLQSWADKLSCQGSEITSSQLKNWLNNRKARLARAAREARAPSEGENVYPDKSGGTSVSHFYDSPESAGEEFYVPPTRGSTHQAITRSGSMMTRASSNEDNEMMIPPSDFVHGMQLNRPSARSVSFEPGQFVMLVDVEGKEVGKGKVFQVEGRWHGKNLDDSSLCIVEVTELKTDKWKEVQHPSEAAGRTFEEAAARNGGVMRVAWDVIRIVLLSR
- the LOC103719696 gene encoding nodulin homeobox-like isoform X1 — translated: MRHGKEESSSSKDQIFDLIAAVRELNGLASRELNKSLKESDNFTIQFKTVKGSLRQIDMERLASSLPLHLIAVLLSPDRDMHMGHVLRGVRLLHTLSDLAIRHARLEQILLDDVKLSEQILDLVFYILIVLAHRKQDKHIGSSPVLHSALVACSLHLLTGYFFIQCRELVFILNAHPKVDIFMDVVFDAMQEDIRILCNKLSELNNEVLCEKFSLRAAERTAHYISQQCEASLQFLLSLCQQKVIRDRVLKHKELCKNGGILLLACMILKLNVPDCFKESFDIVATVSRLKAKILSILLQLCEAESISYLDEVAGSQKTMHLANSVALEFLDSLKNAFRQEAKQLGDSHDKSSRMGLVLLNALRLADIFSDDSNFRSFFMTNTIPVLAEILATPHDEFLSSWCSVNIPMIEEDANLEYDPFTAAGVALCTLSDGCESAQSTPVFLTETNYACPSSFSGIPSVVYAQQRTSYLVKIIANLHVFVPNICEEEEKDLFLNKFHKYMLMEILQLSRYPSSSGIQKATTICKNLSSLAEYARSLTANLLNDEDVHLLSVFSDQLKKLAEPQIGNNLVQALLVKDEGTSDNKDGYVMQQDTQNNGRTAPSLPRKLDANAQDEAPIFNTNDVDAKGRTPEGSLQELDQLKVTSDPTENFETRAEHAKESGFQEDEKAESAQGEEKQPRKRKRNIMNERQIFLIEKALLEEPEMQRNAASLQSWADKLSCQGSEITSSQLKNWLNNRKARLARAAREARAPSEGENVYPDKSGGTSVSHFYDSPESAGEEFYVPPTRGSTHQAITRSGSMMTRASSNEDNEMMIPPSDFVHGMQLNRPSARSVSFEPGQFVMLVDVEGKEVGKGKVFQVEGRWHGKNLDDSSLCIVEVTELKTDKWKEVQHPSEAAGRTFEEAAARNGGVMRVAWDVIRIVLLSR
- the LOC103719696 gene encoding nodulin homeobox-like isoform X2, coding for MRHGKEESSSSKDQIFDLIAAVRELNGLASRELNKSLKESDNFTIQFKTVKGSLRQIDMERLASSLPLHLIAVLLSPDRDMHMGHVLRGVRLLHTLSDLAIRHARLEQILLDDVKLSEQILDLVFYILIVLAHRKQDKHIGSSPVLHSALVACSLHLLTGYFSSQWHELVLILNAHPKVDIFMDVVFDAMQEDIRILCNKLSELNNEVLCEKFSLRAAERTAHYISQQCEASLQFLLSLCQQKVIRDRVLKHKELCKNGGILLLACMILKLNVPDCFKESFDIVATVSRLKAKILSILLQLCEAESISYLDEVAGSQKTMHLANSVALEFLDSLKNAFRQEAKQLGDSHDKSSRMGLVLLNALRLADIFSDDSNFRSFFMTNTIPVLAEILATPHDEFLSSWCSVNIPMIEEDANLEYDPFTAAGVALCTLSDGCESAQSTPVFLTETNYACPSSFSGIPSVVYAQQRTSYLVKIIANLHVFVPNICEEEEKDLFLNKFHKYMLMEILQLSRYPSSSGIQKATTICKNLSSLAEYARSLTANLLNDEDVHLLSVFSDQLKKLAEPQIGNNLVQALLVKDEGTSDNKDGYVMQQDTQNNGRTAPSLPRKLDANAQDEAPIFNTNDVDAKGRTPEGSLQELDQLKVTSDPTENFETRAEHAKESGFQEDEKAESAQGEEKQPRKRKRNIMNERQIFLIEKALLEEPEMQRNAASLQSWADKLSCQGSEITSSQLKNWLNNRKARLARAAREARAPSEGENVYPDKSGGTSVSHFYDSPESAGEEFYVPPTRGSTHQAITRSGSMMTRASSNEDNEMMIPPSDFVHGMQLNRPSARSVSFEPGQFVMLVDVEGKEVGKGKVFQVEGRWHGKNLDDSSLCIVEVTELKTDKWKEVQHPSEAAGRTFEEAAARNGGVMRVAWDVIRIVLLSR
- the LOC103719696 gene encoding nodulin homeobox-like isoform X5, with amino-acid sequence MRHGKEESSSSKDQIFDLIAAVRELNGLASRELNKSLKESDNFTIQFKTVKGSLRQIDMERLASSLPLHLIAVLLSPDRDMHMGHVLRGVRLLHTLSDLAIRHARLEQVDIFMDVVFDAMQEDIRILCNKLSELNNEVLCEKFSLRAAERTAHYISQQCEASLQFLLSLCQQKVIRDRVLKHKELCKNGGILLLACMILKLNVPDCFKESFDIVATVSRLKAKILSILLQLCEAESISYLDEVAGSQKTMHLANSVALEFLDSLKNAFRQEAKQLGDSHDKSSRMGLVLLNALRLADIFSDDSNFRSFFMTNTIPVLAEILATPHDEFLSSWCSVNIPMIEEDANLEYDPFTAAGVALCTLSDGCESAQSTPVFLTETNYACPSSFSGIPSVVYAQQRTSYLVKIIANLHVFVPNICEEEEKDLFLNKFHKYMLMEILQLSRYPSSSGIQKATTICKNLSSLAEYARSLTANLLNDEDVHLLSVFSDQLKKLAEPQIGNNLVQALLVKDEGTSDNKDGYVMQQDTQNNGRTAPSLPRKLDANAQDEAPIFNTNDVDAKGRTPEGSLQELDQLKVTSDPTENFETRAEHAKESGFQEDEKAESAQGEEKQPRKRKRNIMNERQIFLIEKALLEEPEMQRNAASLQSWADKLSCQGSEITSSQLKNWLNNRKARLARAAREARAPSEGENVYPDKSGGTSVSHFYDSPESAGEEFYVPPTRGSTHQAITRSGSMMTRASSNEDNEMMIPPSDFVHGMQLNRPSARSVSFEPGQFVMLVDVEGKEVGKGKVFQVEGRWHGKNLDDSSLCIVEVTELKTDKWKEVQHPSEAAGRTFEEAAARNGGVMRVAWDVIRIVLLSR
- the LOC103719696 gene encoding nodulin homeobox-like isoform X4, whose amino-acid sequence is MERLASSLPLHLIAVLLSPDRDMHMGHVLRGVRLLHTLSDLAIRHARLEQILLDDVKLSEQILDLVFYILIVLAHRKQDKHIGSSPVLHSALVACSLHLLTGYFFIQCRELVFILNAHPKVDIFMDVVFDAMQEDIRILCNKLSELNNEVLCEKFSLRAAERTAHYISQQCEASLQFLLSLCQQKVIRDRVLKHKELCKNGGILLLACMILKLNVPDCFKESFDIVATVSRLKAKILSILLQLCEAESISYLDEVAGSQKTMHLANSVALEFLDSLKNAFRQEAKQLGDSHDKSSRMGLVLLNALRLADIFSDDSNFRSFFMTNTIPVLAEILATPHDEFLSSWCSVNIPMIEEDANLEYDPFTAAGVALCTLSDGCESAQSTPVFLTETNYACPSSFSGIPSVVYAQQRTSYLVKIIANLHVFVPNICEEEEKDLFLNKFHKYMLMEILQLSRYPSSSGIQKATTICKNLSSLAEYARSLTANLLNDEDVHLLSVFSDQLKKLAEPQIGNNLVQALLVKDEGTSDNKDGYVMQQDTQNNGRTAPSLPRKLDANAQDEAPIFNTNDVDAKGRTPEGSLQELDQLKVTSDPTENFETRAEHAKESGFQEDEKAESAQGEEKQPRKRKRNIMNERQIFLIEKALLEEPEMQRNAASLQSWADKLSCQGSEITSSQLKNWLNNRKARLARAAREARAPSEGENVYPDKSGGTSVSHFYDSPESAGEEFYVPPTRGSTHQAITRSGSMMTRASSNEDNEMMIPPSDFVHGMQLNRPSARSVSFEPGQFVMLVDVEGKEVGKGKVFQVEGRWHGKNLDDSSLCIVEVTELKTDKWKEVQHPSEAAGRTFEEAAARNGGVMRVAWDVIRIVLLSR